One genomic region from Vallitalea longa encodes:
- a CDS encoding extracellular solute-binding protein: MRKLFCIIMVLTLMMSLVGCKKVVTAKFEDDLKWDEKSQSYAMEKDAKLMLWTDNDEFAEQVIKLWNEKYPDVTLEYENVDSNDGAKKMKLDGPAGLGADVFYMPHNSVVDARESGILYKFPERVKQWVMNNIQESAYEVTMYEDDMYAIPSSIENIALVYNKQLLKALPALPTTIETSASNLLEQVENEEIYIEELLEGVASWGNNYSGAGIEVPFKQDRFYKGDGEEISDSEDIHTILAWQLYDAYHNYPFLTRDGYRVFGSDNNNPDMFDIDKPEVRSSIEAVTGDWYGNKDESKLFPGLATLEDMG, encoded by the coding sequence ATGAGAAAATTATTTTGTATTATTATGGTTTTAACGTTGATGATGTCATTGGTAGGGTGTAAAAAGGTTGTTACTGCAAAGTTTGAAGATGACCTGAAGTGGGATGAGAAATCTCAATCATATGCTATGGAAAAAGATGCGAAGTTGATGTTGTGGACGGATAATGATGAATTTGCTGAACAAGTTATTAAATTATGGAATGAAAAATATCCAGACGTTACATTAGAATATGAGAATGTAGATTCAAATGATGGTGCAAAAAAAATGAAACTTGATGGTCCAGCAGGTCTTGGAGCTGATGTTTTTTATATGCCGCACAACAGTGTGGTTGATGCTAGAGAATCGGGTATATTATATAAATTCCCTGAGCGTGTAAAACAATGGGTTATGAATAATATACAGGAATCAGCATATGAAGTAACCATGTATGAAGATGATATGTATGCCATCCCATCATCAATAGAAAATATAGCATTAGTATATAATAAACAATTATTGAAAGCACTTCCTGCTTTGCCAACAACGATTGAAACCAGTGCTTCCAATTTATTGGAGCAGGTTGAGAATGAAGAGATTTATATTGAAGAACTATTGGAAGGTGTTGCTTCATGGGGAAACAATTATTCAGGAGCTGGAATAGAAGTTCCATTTAAGCAAGATCGTTTCTATAAAGGAGATGGTGAAGAAATAAGTGATTCAGAGGATATACATACTATTCTGGCATGGCAGCTCTATGATGCGTATCATAACTATCCATTTCTAACTCGTGATGGATATCGTGTATTCGGTAGTGATAATAATAATCCAGACATGTTTGACATAGATAAACCAGAGGTCAGATCTTCCATTGAAGCTGTAACTGGTGATTGGTATGGAAATAAGGATGAATCGAAACTATTTCCAGGACTGGCTACATTAGAAGATATGGGATGA